The proteins below come from a single Streptomyces tubercidicus genomic window:
- a CDS encoding carotenoid oxygenase family protein, with amino-acid sequence MTVTPPTTASESHAPAPHMAGNFAPVTDELTAYDLPVTGTIPPELNGWFLRNGPNPRDAATPHWFFGDGMVHGLRLEGGRAVSYRNRWVRTASFTDGARPVDERGHRNLAAGVANTHIVRHAGRTLALVESSFPYEIDCRPGHELETIGAHDFGGRLTTAMTAHPKTCPSTGELHFFGYGGPTPPYLTYHRADAAGELVISRPIDVPGHTMMHDFHLTAGHVIFMDLPVVFDRSRPGMPYRWNPDYGARLGVLRRDDPYGEVRWLPIDPCYVFHALNAHDDGDQRIVLHVSRYADFDDSTPGHLWRWTIDLVTGTVAEEQLDDQDCEFPRVDDRLAGQPARFGHATVGELPGTGPIPGALLRYDLRTGVAVRHDFGPGRTPGEAVFAPADDRPGGPGWLITYVYDASTDTSDLVVLNSEDISADPVATVHLPQRVPYGFHGNWLPDPVR; translated from the coding sequence ATGACCGTCACACCCCCGACCACCGCATCCGAATCCCACGCCCCCGCACCGCACATGGCCGGCAACTTCGCCCCGGTGACGGACGAGCTGACCGCCTACGACCTGCCGGTCACGGGCACGATCCCACCCGAACTCAACGGCTGGTTCCTGCGCAACGGCCCCAACCCGCGGGATGCCGCCACTCCCCACTGGTTCTTCGGCGACGGCATGGTTCACGGCCTGCGCCTGGAGGGCGGCCGTGCCGTCTCCTACCGCAACCGCTGGGTCCGCACCGCCTCCTTCACCGACGGCGCGCGTCCGGTGGACGAGCGGGGCCACCGCAATCTGGCCGCAGGCGTGGCCAACACCCATATCGTCCGGCACGCCGGACGCACCCTCGCCCTGGTCGAGTCGTCGTTCCCCTATGAGATCGACTGCCGCCCCGGCCATGAGCTGGAGACCATCGGCGCCCATGACTTCGGCGGCCGGCTCACCACCGCCATGACGGCCCACCCCAAGACCTGCCCCAGCACGGGCGAACTGCATTTCTTCGGATACGGCGGTCCCACTCCGCCCTATCTGACCTACCACCGTGCCGACGCCGCAGGGGAGTTGGTGATCAGCCGCCCCATCGACGTCCCGGGGCACACGATGATGCATGACTTCCATCTGACCGCCGGCCATGTGATCTTCATGGACCTCCCGGTCGTCTTCGACCGCAGCCGCCCCGGTATGCCGTATCGCTGGAACCCGGATTACGGCGCCCGGCTCGGTGTGCTGCGCCGCGACGATCCCTATGGCGAGGTCCGCTGGCTGCCCATCGACCCCTGCTATGTCTTCCACGCCCTGAACGCTCACGACGACGGTGACCAGCGGATCGTTCTCCATGTCTCCCGCTATGCCGACTTCGACGACAGCACCCCGGGCCACCTCTGGCGCTGGACGATCGACCTGGTGACGGGCACGGTCGCCGAGGAGCAACTCGACGACCAGGACTGTGAGTTCCCCAGGGTGGATGACCGCCTCGCCGGGCAGCCGGCCCGCTTCGGCCATGCCACGGTCGGCGAGCTACCGGGCACCGGCCCGATACCCGGCGCCCTGCTCCGCTACGACCTGCGGACCGGTGTGGCCGTCCGGCATGACTTCGGCCCGGGGCGCACTCCGGGCGAGGCGGTCTTCGCCCCGGCGGACGACCGGCCGGGAGGTCCGGGCTGGCTGATCACCTATGTCTACGACGCCTCCACCGACACCAGCGATCTCGTCGTACTCAACTCGGAGGACATATCCGCCGACCCGGTCGCCACGGTGCATCTCCCACAGCGTGTGCCTTACGGATTCCATGGCAACTGGCTGCCGGATCCGGTGCGTTGA
- a CDS encoding PadR family transcriptional regulator, with protein sequence MSLRHAVLGLLAESPASGYDLMKMFNASLANVWPATQSQVYGELTKLTTAGLVEVAAHGPRGRKEYAITGDGLAELRHWLTDVDPSGPQRHDGLLRVFFLGIVTPLEAQTFLLHQAERAARYRTTLEDLDETADWDEEMISVYGRIALEYGLRMSATQEEWARWAADEVTSAKARKASELARERHKERTEQEKQEEK encoded by the coding sequence ATGAGCTTGAGACATGCCGTGCTGGGCCTGCTGGCCGAGTCCCCCGCGAGCGGCTACGACCTGATGAAGATGTTCAACGCCTCGCTCGCCAACGTCTGGCCGGCCACCCAGAGCCAGGTCTACGGCGAACTCACCAAGCTCACGACCGCCGGCCTGGTCGAGGTCGCCGCCCACGGCCCCCGCGGCCGCAAGGAGTACGCGATCACGGGGGACGGCCTGGCGGAGCTGCGCCACTGGCTGACCGACGTCGATCCCAGCGGCCCCCAGCGCCATGACGGCCTGCTGCGCGTCTTCTTCCTCGGCATCGTCACACCGCTCGAAGCACAGACCTTCCTGCTGCATCAGGCCGAGCGCGCCGCCCGTTACCGCACCACGCTCGAAGACCTCGACGAGACCGCCGACTGGGACGAGGAAATGATTTCGGTCTATGGGCGGATCGCGCTGGAGTACGGCCTGCGGATGTCGGCGACCCAGGAGGAATGGGCCCGTTGGGCAGCCGACGAGGTGACCAGCGCGAAGGCGCGAAAGGCCAGCGAACTCGCCCGCGAGCGGCACAAGGAGCGCACAGAGCAGGAGAAGCAGGAGGAGAAGTAG
- the pspAB gene encoding PspA-associated protein PspAB has translation MGFLDAILGRSKPVRPDLDQLFALPSAAVTLEAAAGFVPTGVGSVCFASVEGGAFSRIQEEARSLLDGTVEFTRDAYGYTWLLVRHPPEDVAGLVNDLHAVNTSLEEAGFGPQLLCSLVGFRDEQQRSLALVYLYKRGTFYPFAPERDGGEKRDNPLELQVRAMLADDLTIEKDLTRWFPVWGAPGL, from the coding sequence ATGGGTTTTCTGGACGCCATCCTCGGCCGCAGCAAGCCGGTCCGCCCCGACCTCGACCAGCTCTTCGCGCTGCCGTCCGCGGCGGTGACCCTGGAGGCCGCGGCCGGTTTCGTGCCCACCGGAGTGGGGTCGGTGTGCTTCGCGAGCGTCGAGGGCGGGGCGTTCTCCCGTATTCAGGAGGAGGCACGGTCCCTGCTGGACGGCACCGTGGAGTTCACCCGGGATGCGTACGGCTATACCTGGCTGCTCGTACGGCATCCGCCGGAGGACGTGGCGGGCCTGGTCAACGACCTGCATGCGGTCAACACGTCCCTGGAGGAGGCAGGTTTTGGCCCCCAGCTGCTGTGTTCGCTGGTCGGCTTCCGTGACGAACAGCAGCGGTCGCTGGCGCTCGTCTACCTCTACAAGCGGGGCACGTTCTACCCCTTCGCACCGGAACGGGACGGCGGCGAGAAGCGCGACAACCCGCTCGAACTGCAGGTGCGGGCGATGCTCGCGGACGATCTGACGATCGAGAAGGATCTGACGCGGTGGTTCCCGGTGTGGGGCGCGCCGGGGCTCTGA
- the htpX gene encoding zinc metalloprotease HtpX: MAQTRFAPDRGLTSRMVTTMFLIGLLYVVVVGVLVVLLKGAWVVVLVIAGALFVAQFWFSDRIAAFSMGAREVTPEQAPELHGAVDRLCALADMPKPRVAIAESDVPNAFATGRGQKNSLVCATTGLLRRLEPAELEGVLAHELSHVAHRDVAVMTIASFLGVLAGIITRAALWSGIGRDSRDQNTAIAVLIVTAVSAVIYTLSFLLTRLLSRYRELAADRAAALLTGRPSALAAALTKVTGQMARIPTEDLRKAQPFNAFYFAPAFNKESFSRLLSSHPTLEQRLEQLARISTELGRA, encoded by the coding sequence ATGGCACAGACCCGATTCGCCCCGGACCGCGGGCTGACCTCGCGCATGGTCACGACGATGTTCCTCATCGGGTTGCTGTACGTCGTGGTCGTCGGCGTGCTGGTGGTGCTGCTCAAGGGCGCCTGGGTGGTGGTGCTGGTGATCGCCGGTGCCCTGTTCGTCGCGCAGTTCTGGTTCAGCGACCGGATCGCGGCATTCAGCATGGGCGCGCGCGAGGTCACCCCGGAGCAGGCGCCCGAACTGCACGGCGCCGTCGACCGGCTGTGTGCGCTGGCCGATATGCCCAAGCCGAGGGTCGCGATCGCCGAGTCGGATGTGCCGAACGCCTTCGCCACCGGACGCGGTCAGAAGAACTCGCTGGTCTGCGCCACTACGGGGCTGCTCCGTCGGCTGGAGCCGGCGGAGCTGGAGGGGGTGCTGGCCCACGAGCTCTCGCATGTCGCGCACCGCGATGTGGCCGTGATGACCATCGCCTCGTTCCTCGGTGTATTGGCCGGGATCATCACCCGGGCCGCCCTGTGGAGCGGTATCGGCCGCGACAGCCGGGACCAGAACACGGCCATCGCCGTGCTCATCGTGACCGCCGTCAGCGCCGTCATCTACACGCTCAGCTTCCTGCTGACCCGGCTGCTGTCCCGTTACCGCGAGCTGGCCGCCGACCGGGCCGCCGCCCTGCTGACCGGCCGGCCGTCGGCACTGGCCGCCGCGCTGACCAAGGTCACCGGCCAGATGGCGCGGATCCCGACCGAAGATCTGCGCAAGGCCCAGCCGTTCAACGCCTTCTACTTCGCCCCCGCGTTCAACAAGGAGAGCTTCAGCAGGCTGCTCTCCTCGCACCCGACGCTGGAACAGCGGCTGGAGCAGCTGGCCCGGATCTCGACGGAGCTGGGGCGGGCGTGA
- a CDS encoding LLM class flavin-dependent oxidoreductase, which yields MRLSTLILPVRRWSEGGREVWQRAEELGFHAAYTYDHLSWRSFRDQTWFGAVPTLTAAAGVTSRMRLGTLVTSPNFRHPVTLAKELISLDDISDGRITLGIGAGGNGFDATALGQEPWAPRERADHFAEFVSLLDRLLSEDVVSYEGAHYSAHEVRNIPGCVQRPRLPFAVAATGPRGLELAARYGQAWVTTGDPKVSNGGGTPAESLAAIRGQCERLGKACANQGREVAELQKIMLTGFTPDRPLDSVDAFVDFAGHHAELGIDELVLHWPIADSLFEADLAVFERIATEGMAQLAAR from the coding sequence ATGCGACTGAGCACCCTGATACTCCCCGTCCGCCGCTGGTCCGAAGGCGGGCGGGAGGTGTGGCAGCGCGCCGAGGAGCTGGGCTTCCACGCTGCGTACACCTACGACCACCTCTCGTGGCGGAGCTTCCGTGACCAGACCTGGTTCGGCGCCGTACCGACGCTGACCGCGGCGGCGGGTGTGACCTCCCGGATGCGGCTCGGCACCCTCGTCACCTCACCGAACTTCCGGCACCCGGTCACCCTCGCCAAGGAACTGATCTCGCTCGACGACATCAGCGACGGCCGGATCACCCTCGGCATCGGTGCCGGCGGCAATGGCTTCGACGCCACCGCCCTTGGGCAGGAGCCCTGGGCGCCGCGCGAACGGGCCGACCACTTCGCCGAGTTCGTCTCGCTGCTGGACCGGCTGCTGAGCGAGGACGTCGTCTCCTATGAGGGCGCCCACTACTCCGCGCACGAGGTGCGCAACATTCCCGGATGTGTGCAGCGGCCGCGGCTGCCGTTCGCGGTGGCGGCCACCGGCCCGCGCGGGTTGGAGCTGGCCGCCCGGTACGGCCAGGCATGGGTGACGACCGGTGATCCCAAGGTGTCCAACGGGGGCGGCACACCGGCCGAGTCGCTTGCGGCGATCCGCGGCCAGTGCGAGCGGCTGGGGAAGGCCTGCGCCAACCAGGGCCGCGAGGTCGCCGAACTGCAGAAGATCATGCTGACCGGCTTCACCCCGGACCGTCCGCTGGACTCCGTGGACGCTTTTGTCGACTTCGCCGGCCACCACGCCGAGCTGGGCATCGATGAACTGGTCCTCCACTGGCCGATCGCCGATTCGCTCTTCGAGGCCGATCTCGCGGTCTTCGAGCGGATCGCGACGGAGGGGATGGCGCAACTGGCTGCCCGGTAG
- a CDS encoding Cof-type HAD-IIB family hydrolase: MTDASAPPSRAPETAVVPRLIATDLDGTLLHDDKTVSDRTIAALAAAERAGLEVFFVTGRPARWMGVVSDHVHGHGLAICANGAAVVDLHRGGRIVEVSPLERTAARQVVDALRSAAPGTSFAVERTGGIHYEPQYPPLLLDPAAVVAPAEKLLADDFVPPLGPEDTEPDGPDGGTDRPAFPDQPVIKLLAHHPELDPDAFLALARTAAGDLATFTRSSPTALLEISGPGVSKAGTLARCCAERGIAPEEVVAFGDMPNDIAMLSWAGTSYAMANAHPEVLAATTRRTASNNDDGVAAVIERILQDGYL; this comes from the coding sequence GTGACTGATGCCTCCGCCCCACCGTCCCGGGCGCCCGAAACGGCCGTTGTGCCCCGGCTCATCGCCACCGATCTCGACGGCACACTGCTGCACGACGACAAGACGGTCTCCGACCGCACGATCGCCGCGCTCGCCGCCGCGGAGCGGGCCGGTCTTGAGGTGTTCTTCGTCACCGGACGCCCGGCGCGCTGGATGGGCGTGGTCAGTGACCATGTGCACGGTCACGGCCTGGCGATCTGCGCCAACGGGGCGGCCGTCGTGGACCTGCACCGCGGCGGCCGGATCGTCGAGGTCAGCCCCCTGGAGCGGACCGCCGCCCGGCAGGTCGTGGACGCGCTGCGGAGCGCCGCGCCCGGTACCTCATTCGCGGTCGAGCGCACCGGCGGCATCCACTACGAGCCGCAGTACCCGCCCCTGCTCCTCGACCCGGCCGCGGTCGTCGCACCGGCGGAGAAGCTGCTCGCCGACGACTTCGTCCCGCCGCTGGGCCCGGAGGACACCGAGCCGGACGGCCCGGACGGCGGCACCGACCGCCCCGCCTTCCCCGACCAGCCCGTGATCAAGCTGCTCGCGCACCACCCCGAGCTGGACCCCGACGCCTTCCTGGCCCTGGCCCGTACGGCGGCCGGCGATCTCGCGACCTTCACCCGGTCCAGCCCCACCGCCCTCCTGGAGATCAGCGGACCCGGCGTGAGCAAGGCCGGCACCCTCGCCCGCTGCTGTGCGGAGCGCGGTATCGCGCCGGAGGAGGTCGTCGCCTTCGGGGACATGCCCAACGACATAGCGATGCTGTCCTGGGCCGGCACCTCGTACGCCATGGCCAACGCGCACCCGGAGGTACTGGCCGCCACGACGCGCCGTACGGCGTCCAACAACGACGACGGTGTCGCGGCGGTCATCGAGCGGATCTTGCAGGACGGTTACCTCTAA
- a CDS encoding GAF domain-containing sensor histidine kinase has product MDAATEATRSLRGLSSELTARVPQLLEAMRTVGAGLELHVTLDRIVETAAELADARYAAIGIIDEAREGLSDFVTYGVTPRQHERIGALPDGHKGLLGALIHDPKPLRLDDLTQDARSAGFPPGHPPMRTFLGVPIRVQGDIFGNLYLTEKRDGGVFSEEDLHMVRVLATEAGIAIGNARLHAATRQRERWIDGSVAVTTELLAGSDVDDALAVVAEQARKLADSAAGIVLLPDEAGGLEIVAVSADEPAGIMGTQIPNDSPVVEQLLAGEPVFVDDSATDPRMVTDVAQRFGPSMMLPLKSGGRVLGTLSTPRARGARPFTAAERTLATQFAAQAALALVLADAQRDRERLAVYEDRDRIARDLHDLVIQRLFATGMILESAQRRTIVPEVAHGVGKAVDELDVTIQEIRTAIFALQQGPAEAPSGLRTRVLREIGTAAVPLGFQPSAGFIGAVDSRVGELTGKNLIAALREALSNAFRHSQASRIEVVVDATIRLPDGTDGVRLTVADDGIGIPDSGRRSGLKNLANRAESLGGSSTYGPGLGDGGTGTTVRWEAPL; this is encoded by the coding sequence ATGGACGCCGCCACCGAGGCGACCCGCAGCCTGCGGGGCCTGTCGTCCGAGCTGACCGCCCGGGTGCCGCAGCTGCTGGAAGCGATGCGCACGGTCGGTGCGGGGCTGGAACTGCACGTCACGCTCGACCGGATCGTGGAGACCGCCGCCGAGCTCGCCGACGCCCGCTATGCCGCGATCGGGATCATCGACGAGGCCCGCGAGGGGCTGTCGGACTTCGTGACGTACGGCGTGACCCCGCGGCAGCACGAGCGGATCGGCGCGCTGCCCGACGGCCACAAAGGGCTCCTGGGTGCGCTCATCCACGATCCCAAGCCGCTGCGCCTCGACGACCTCACGCAGGACGCCCGCTCGGCCGGTTTCCCGCCGGGGCATCCGCCGATGCGGACGTTCCTGGGGGTGCCGATCCGGGTCCAGGGCGACATCTTCGGCAACCTCTATCTGACCGAGAAGCGCGACGGCGGGGTGTTCAGCGAGGAGGATCTGCACATGGTGCGGGTGCTGGCCACCGAGGCCGGTATCGCGATCGGCAACGCCCGGCTGCATGCGGCGACCCGGCAGCGGGAGCGGTGGATCGACGGCTCCGTGGCGGTGACCACCGAACTCCTCGCCGGCAGTGATGTGGACGATGCGCTCGCGGTGGTGGCCGAACAGGCCCGGAAGCTGGCGGACTCGGCGGCCGGCATCGTGCTGCTGCCCGACGAGGCGGGCGGTCTGGAGATCGTCGCTGTGTCGGCGGACGAGCCCGCCGGGATCATGGGGACGCAGATTCCGAACGACAGCCCGGTGGTGGAACAACTCCTCGCCGGGGAGCCGGTGTTCGTGGACGATTCAGCCACCGATCCGCGCATGGTCACCGATGTCGCGCAGCGCTTCGGCCCCAGCATGATGCTGCCGCTCAAGAGCGGCGGCCGGGTGCTGGGCACCCTCTCGACACCGCGGGCCCGGGGCGCCCGCCCGTTCACCGCCGCGGAGCGGACGCTGGCCACCCAGTTCGCGGCACAGGCCGCGCTGGCGCTGGTGCTGGCCGACGCCCAGCGCGACCGCGAGCGGCTCGCCGTCTACGAGGACCGCGACCGGATCGCCCGTGACCTGCACGATCTCGTCATCCAACGGCTGTTCGCGACGGGCATGATCCTGGAGAGCGCACAGCGCAGGACCATCGTGCCGGAGGTGGCCCACGGCGTCGGCAAGGCCGTCGACGAGCTGGATGTGACCATCCAGGAGATCCGCACCGCGATCTTCGCCCTCCAACAGGGCCCGGCCGAGGCGCCGTCCGGGCTGCGGACCCGGGTCCTGCGCGAGATCGGCACCGCCGCCGTACCGCTCGGCTTCCAGCCGTCGGCCGGTTTCATCGGCGCGGTGGACTCCCGGGTCGGCGAGCTGACCGGCAAGAACCTGATCGCCGCGCTGCGGGAGGCGCTGTCGAACGCCTTCCGGCACTCCCAGGCATCCAGGATCGAGGTCGTCGTCGACGCCACGATCCGGCTCCCGGACGGTACCGACGGCGTCCGTCTTACCGTCGCCGACGACGGCATCGGCATCCCGGACAGCGGCCGCCGCAGCGGCCTCAAGAACCTCGCCAACCGGGCCGAATCGCTGGGCGGCTCCAGCACGTACGGCCCGGGGCTGGGCGACGGCGGTACGGGCACCACGGTGCGGTGGGAGGCGCCGTTGTGA
- the cydD gene encoding thiol reductant ABC exporter subunit CydD: protein MKPVDPRLLRYARATRGFLIAVVVLGLAGAGLVVGQAMLIAEVVVGAFQHELNVGALTTPLALLAAVSVGRGLVSWLTELAAHRAGAAAKSELRMRLVERAARLGPGAVIGRTDGEAQVPEAYGAEAAEAGAAGAGDASGAGTLEMRTGELTALATRGIDALDDYFARYLPQVGLAVVVPLAVLARIVTGDWLSALTIVLTLPLIPLFMILIGWATQARMDRQWRLLARLSGHFLDVVEGLPTLKVFGRAKAQAAAIRSITGEYRRATLRTLRIAFLSSFALELLATISVALVAVGIGMRLVHGELDLYTGLMVLVLAPEAYLPLRQVGAQYHAAAEGLSAAEEIFAVLETPLRTPGTDPAPQGTALAVEDLVVRHPGRSTDSLPATSFEVRPGETVALVGPSGAGKSTLLSVLLGFTEPSEGRALADGRDIASLSPESWRQRIAWVPQHPHLFAGTIAENVRLARPDADDAAVRSALGDAGALDFVDALPDGMATRLGESGAGLSAGQRQRLALARAFLADRPILLLDEPTANLDGATEEAIVSAVRRLAVGRTVLLVVHRPALLAAADRVVRLPDPPGPPTGAVPGAVRRAGADASAAVRPESSEDSVPGNDGSAGALCADPEPGTARGAALTRLRRLARVHRARFALALLLGSLALGSAVGLMATSGWLISRAAQQPPVLYLMVAVTATRAFGIGRAVFRYAERLVAHDAVFRMLAEVRVTVFQRLERLAPAGLRERSRGDLLSRLVADVDAVQDYFLRWLLPVGAALLVGAGAVGFTGWLLPEAGAILAGGLLLTGVGVPVLSGALARRAERRLAPARGRLATRVVDVLTGTAELTVAGALGARTESVRSADRDLTRIASRSAAVAGIGAGLSALLCGLTVAASAVAGVQAVQAGRLSGVALAVVVLTPLAAFEAVAGLPLAVQYRRRTRHAAERIFEVLDAPAPVSEPAAPAAAPETPFPLAVRELTARHPGQDRPALDGVGFTLTAGHRLAVVGASGSGKTTLAQVLLRFLDEESGSYTLGGTAAREMAGDAVRRLVGLCAQDAHLFDSSLRENLRLARPDRRGVADDQDLWDALGRARLADWVQGLPAGLDTMIGERGARLSGGQRQRLALARVLLADFPVLVLDEPAEHLDLATADALTADLLTATEGRTTVLITHRLTGLDAVDEVLVLDSGRAVQRGTYAELAAADGPFRRMLERERAVDAAYGEAQPVG, encoded by the coding sequence GTGAAACCCGTCGACCCGCGTCTGCTCCGCTACGCTCGCGCCACCCGCGGTTTTCTGATCGCGGTGGTGGTGCTCGGGCTTGCCGGAGCGGGCCTGGTCGTCGGCCAGGCGATGCTGATCGCCGAGGTCGTGGTCGGGGCGTTCCAGCACGAGCTCAACGTCGGCGCCCTGACCACACCGCTGGCGCTGCTCGCCGCGGTCTCCGTGGGACGTGGCTTGGTCTCCTGGCTCACCGAGCTGGCCGCACACCGCGCCGGTGCGGCGGCCAAGTCCGAGCTGCGGATGCGGCTGGTGGAGCGGGCGGCGCGGCTGGGGCCCGGCGCGGTGATCGGCCGCACGGACGGCGAGGCGCAGGTCCCGGAGGCGTACGGCGCGGAGGCGGCTGAGGCGGGCGCGGCCGGGGCGGGCGACGCTTCCGGCGCGGGCACCCTGGAGATGCGCACCGGCGAACTCACCGCCCTCGCCACCCGGGGCATCGACGCCCTGGACGACTACTTCGCCCGCTATCTGCCGCAGGTGGGGCTGGCGGTCGTCGTTCCCCTCGCCGTGCTGGCCCGGATCGTCACCGGCGACTGGCTCTCGGCGCTCACGATCGTCCTCACCCTTCCGCTGATCCCGCTGTTCATGATCCTGATCGGCTGGGCCACCCAGGCGCGGATGGACCGCCAGTGGCGGCTGCTCGCCCGGCTGTCGGGCCACTTCCTCGATGTCGTCGAGGGCCTGCCCACCCTGAAGGTCTTCGGCCGGGCCAAGGCCCAGGCCGCCGCCATCCGGTCCATCACTGGGGAGTACCGCCGGGCGACGCTGCGCACCCTGCGGATCGCCTTTCTCTCCTCCTTCGCGCTCGAACTCCTCGCCACCATCTCCGTCGCACTGGTCGCGGTCGGTATCGGAATGCGGCTGGTGCACGGTGAACTCGACCTCTACACCGGCCTGATGGTGCTGGTGCTGGCACCCGAGGCGTATCTGCCGCTGCGGCAGGTCGGTGCGCAGTACCACGCCGCGGCCGAGGGGCTCTCGGCCGCGGAGGAGATCTTCGCCGTCCTGGAGACCCCGCTGCGCACGCCCGGCACCGACCCCGCGCCCCAGGGCACCGCGCTGGCCGTCGAGGACCTGGTGGTCCGCCACCCGGGACGGTCCACCGACTCGCTCCCCGCGACCTCGTTCGAGGTCCGGCCCGGCGAGACCGTCGCGCTGGTCGGGCCCTCCGGCGCCGGAAAGTCCACCCTGCTGAGCGTGCTGCTCGGCTTCACCGAACCGTCCGAGGGCCGGGCGCTGGCCGACGGCCGCGATATCGCGTCCCTCTCCCCCGAAAGCTGGCGGCAGCGGATCGCCTGGGTGCCGCAGCACCCGCATCTGTTCGCCGGCACCATCGCCGAGAACGTCCGGCTGGCGCGGCCGGACGCGGACGACGCCGCGGTGCGCTCCGCCCTGGGGGACGCGGGCGCGCTGGACTTCGTCGACGCGCTCCCGGACGGTATGGCGACCCGGCTCGGCGAGTCCGGTGCCGGGCTCTCCGCCGGCCAGCGTCAGCGCCTCGCGCTCGCCCGTGCCTTCCTCGCCGACCGCCCGATCCTGCTCCTGGACGAGCCCACCGCGAACCTGGACGGCGCCACCGAGGAGGCGATCGTGTCCGCCGTCCGCCGGCTCGCGGTCGGCCGTACCGTCCTGCTCGTCGTCCACCGTCCGGCGCTGCTGGCGGCGGCGGACCGGGTGGTGCGGCTGCCGGACCCGCCGGGGCCGCCGACCGGGGCCGTGCCGGGTGCGGTGCGGCGGGCCGGGGCGGACGCGTCGGCGGCGGTGCGACCGGAGTCGTCCGAGGACTCGGTTCCCGGGAACGACGGATCCGCCGGGGCCTTGTGTGCGGACCCCGAGCCCGGTACCGCCCGCGGTGCGGCGCTCACCCGGCTGCGGCGGCTGGCCCGTGTCCACCGGGCGCGGTTCGCGCTGGCGCTGCTGCTCGGGAGCCTCGCGCTGGGCAGCGCGGTGGGCCTGATGGCGACTTCCGGCTGGCTGATCTCGCGCGCGGCGCAGCAGCCGCCGGTGCTGTATCTGATGGTGGCGGTGACCGCGACCAGGGCGTTCGGCATCGGGCGCGCGGTCTTCCGGTACGCCGAGCGGCTGGTCGCGCACGACGCGGTGTTCCGGATGCTCGCCGAGGTACGCGTCACCGTCTTCCAGCGACTGGAGCGGCTGGCACCGGCCGGGCTCCGGGAGCGCAGCCGTGGCGATCTGCTGTCGCGGCTGGTGGCCGATGTCGACGCGGTGCAGGACTACTTTCTGCGCTGGCTGCTGCCCGTCGGTGCGGCGCTGCTGGTCGGCGCCGGTGCGGTCGGCTTCACCGGCTGGCTGTTGCCGGAGGCGGGCGCGATCCTCGCCGGTGGGCTGCTGCTCACGGGGGTGGGGGTGCCGGTGCTCTCCGGTGCGCTGGCCCGCCGTGCGGAGCGCCGGCTGGCACCGGCCCGCGGACGGCTCGCCACCCGGGTCGTCGATGTGCTCACCGGTACCGCCGAGTTGACGGTGGCCGGAGCCCTGGGGGCCCGTACGGAATCGGTGCGGAGCGCGGACCGGGACCTGACCCGGATCGCCTCCCGCTCGGCCGCCGTGGCCGGGATCGGCGCCGGGCTGTCGGCGCTGCTGTGCGGGCTGACGGTCGCGGCATCGGCGGTGGCCGGGGTTCAGGCCGTGCAGGCGGGCCGGCTGTCGGGGGTGGCGCTGGCGGTCGTCGTGCTGACTCCGCTGGCCGCGTTCGAGGCGGTGGCGGGGCTGCCGCTCGCCGTGCAGTACCGGCGACGCACCCGGCACGCCGCCGAGCGGATCTTCGAGGTGCTGGACGCTCCGGCCCCGGTCTCCGAGCCCGCCGCCCCGGCCGCCGCTCCCGAGACGCCGTTCCCGCTGGCCGTACGCGAGCTGACCGCGCGCCACCCGGGCCAGGACCGGCCGGCCCTGGACGGCGTCGGCTTCACGCTGACGGCCGGGCACCGGCTCGCCGTCGTGGGCGCGTCGGGCTCCGGGAAGACCACGCTGGCGCAGGTGCTGCTGCGCTTCCTGGACGAGGAGTCGGGCAGCTACACGCTGGGCGGTACGGCCGCCCGGGAGATGGCCGGTGACGCGGTGCGGCGGCTGGTGGGGCTGTGTGCGCAGGACGCGCACCTCTTCGACAGCTCGCTGCGGGAGAACCTCCGGCTCGCCCGCCCCGACCGGCGGGGCGTCGCGGACGACCAGGATCTCTGGGACGCGCTCGGCCGGGCACGGCTCGCGGACTGGGTGCAAGGGCTGCCCGCCGGACTGGACACCATGATCGGGGAGCGCGGCGCTCGGCTGTCCGGTGGCCAGCGGCAGCGGCTGGCCCTGGCCCGTGTGCTGCTCGCGGACTTCCCGGTGCTCGTCCTGGACGAGCCCGCCGAGCATCTGGATCTGGCCACCGCCGACGCGCTGACCGCCGATCTGCTGACCGCGACCGAGGGCCGTACGACGGTCCTGATCACCCACCGGCTCACCGGCCTCGACGCGGTCGACGAGGTGCTGGTCCTGGACAGCGGCCGGGCCGTGCAGCGCGGCACATACGCGGAGCTGGCCGCGGCCGACGGCCCGTTCCGGCGGATGCTGGAGCGCGAGCGGGCGGTGGACGCGGCATACGGCGAGGCCCAGCCGGTGGGGTAG